TCGAACCTGGCCGCTCTGGCGACTTTTGAAGCCGGTAAAATATACTATGACAGGGGAGACTACGAGAAGTCTTTTGAGATGTTTACACGCATGCTGGAAAGCTTTGAGGAAAGCTTCTATTCCGCCGAGTCACAGCGGTATATTGGTGATCTATATTTTTATCACTTCGACAACAAGCAAAAGGCGGCCGAAGCTTACCGCCTGATACTTGAAAACTATCCCAATCGGGTGCTCTACGAGTACGCGCGCAGGCAGTTGCGCAAACTGGAGAGCTAATAGGTTTTTTCGATCGGTTCCGGGTCTTTGGTGCGCTGGCGCTTGCGCAGGACACCGATCTCGTATTCCAGCATCTCGATACGTTCGATGAAATGCTCGATCCTGCGAAGTTTCATCTTGGTTGTGGTGCGAATTAAAAGACCCAGAGAAATCAGCATAAACAGCACTGAATTCACCCTGCGGAAAATATCCCCGTAGTTGAACAGGCTGTCCAGAAATGCTCCTACGCCGAGCAGAAATAAAAATGCGCTCCAGAACAGCATAAAGTCTCCTTTAGGCCAAAATTGAGTTGAATTGCATAATAGAATGCTTATATTTTCCTATCGGAAATTTTCTGACTGGTTTTAGAAAGGAAAGTATTGATGGAGAATAATAAAGCTGATCGCCTGAACTGGATTATCGCCGGGGCGGTGACTCTGATATCCCTGATAGTTTACCTGAAAACCCTGGCCGTATCGATATCACTATGGGACTGCGGAGAGTTTGTCGCCTGCTCGCGGATTTTCGGAGTTGCTCATCCGCCGGGCACACCGCTGTTTATTATTTTCGGACGGATTTTCTCTTTGATTCCGTTTGCCGGGGATGTCGCTTACAGGATCAACCTGGTGTCGGCCCTGTCATCAGCTTTCGCGGTCGGATTTTCCTATTTAATTCTTTCCAAAGTTATTGGCTGGTGGCTCGATAAAAAGGAAACCATCTGGGACAGACTGCCCGCTTACCTGGGTGGATTCGTCGGGGCACTTGTTATGGCCTTTTCACGCACATGGTGGACCAACGCTGTCGAAGCGGAAGTCTACGGGCTGACATCGCTTCTGTCAATCGCAGTCGTCTACCTGGCGGTGGTCTGGTACGAGCGCAGGCAGGAGCCACGCAGTGACAAGCTTGTCTTTTTAATGATCTTTCTGGCCGTGCTGGGTGTTGCCGCTCATCTCGCGGCCTACCTGGTTATGCCGGCCGTGTTTTTGTTTATATTTTTATCCTCGCGCCGATTGCTGGTACAGCCATTGGTCTGGATTTCGGTCCTCTGTGCCATGTTGCTGGCCATAGATTACAACCTGTTTTTTACAGTCATCCTGATCTGGTCGGCAATATCATTGATCGGCGCATTCGCCACACGAAAATATTTCTGGCGCTGGGCGGCCGCTTTTTCGGTCTGCGCCGCGCTGGCTTTTTCGATCCAGTATACCACCCTGTTTCGGGCCCAGGAAAGGCCTCGAATCAATATGACAAACGCCAATACAATAGAACGTATGAATGATTACCTGGCTCGAAAGCAGTACGGCCAGGGCAATATGATCACCCGTATGTTCGATCGTCGAGGGGAGCTGGCTAACCAGTTCGGTGATTATCCCCGCATGGGTATGCTGGGGTTCTGGGAAGACCAGTATTCTCCGCCATCGGCACCATTTATTATCTGGTTCGTAGTGGGGCTTTTTGGGCTTTACTTCGCTCTTCATAAAAAGTGGAAGGTGGGACTGCTGATATTCCTCCTCGTACTGGCCGGTACGGTCGGGATAACGCTCTACATGAATTTTGCCGACGGTACCGAGGTTATGCAGGATCCCAACGCCAAGCTCGAGGTGCGTGACCGTGACTATTTCTGGACCCATGGTTTCGCCATGTTCGGCTGGGCGATCGGGCTGGGAGTTGCCGCGCTGTTATACTCAGCTCAAAACTTTTTACGCTCGCGTGAGAATATGCAGAAGCTGGTGATCCCGGTTACGTTACTGTTCTGCCTGACGATATTCATCCCGGCTTTAGGATATACAAAAAACCATTACTACAACAATCGTTCAGGAGAGTGGATGCCGTATCAGTTCGCCTACGATCTGCTGAGCATCCTCGAACCAAATGCTGTCCTGTTCACTGCCGGAGACAACGACACTTACCCGCTTTGGGCCTTGCAGGAGGCCTACGGTATGCGCCAGGATGTCAAGATCATCAACCTCTCCCTGGCAAATGTGGACTGGTATGTCCTTCATTGTATGGAGGTGTTCGGTGCGCCGATGAGTGTCAGTCATGAACAGGTCGAGGTTGTTGAGAACGTAACCCCGACCGGCAACGAAGAGCTCCGGCCGGAGAAACCATATTACGATCAGTTCGATAACCGTTTGGTTTATTTCGGTACGCGCCCGATCCGCGATCCCGGTACAGGCAGGGTGACGGATATAATCGAGATGGCGCAATTGACGATCGAAAGCGTAATCCAGGCCACACTCGAACAACGGGGCGATACGCTGATTATGAATACCCCGGTTTATTTCACCAGCCTTACAGATCCGGTACGTAAGATGCGCTACACTAACCTGCTCCAGAACATGGAACGCGTGGCCTATCTATATAAAATCAAGGATACAGTAATAGTCGGCGAGACGAAACCTCCGTCACCAATGTATCCATATCATTACAATGTCGACCGTAGTTATGACCTGTATGCCAACCAGTTCATATTCGAAGGTATGGGTGAGCCGGAAGTCGCCAGGGGCGAGTTTACCACGATGATGGTTTACCGCTATTACAGTACTGAGTATGCCACACTGATTGACAGCCTGAAGGCTCGCAACGATACGACCCGCCTGGTTACGATCATCGACAAGGCGGTGGAGACTGTTCCGGAATTCCATGAGGTCCCGGATTGGCGCATGCTCAAAGACAGCCTTCTGGGCAACACCGAGCGCTCATTGACGGATTACCAGAACGAATATGTTGAATATATGCGGCTGCTTCTGGATTATCATCCGTACAACTTCTATTACAAACAGTTCATCTCTGAGGTGCTGCTGGATATGGGTCAGGCGAAAAACGATGATGACCTGACTCGTGAAGCACTGTCTTACCTTCAATCCGGCTATCATGACAATCCCAACAGCGAATGGATGTTCGAGGGTCTGTTGAAGGGCAGTGTGGCGATTCGTGATACTTCCAGATTGGAAAAATTGATGCGCGAGTATATTGCGTCAGGGGTTCCCCAGCCCTTTCGTCCGGTGTTCTTGCTGGCCGCGGACTATCTCGAAGAGAAATCCGTGGAAAATTTGACCACCCTGATGGCGGGTTATTTTCGTGCTTCCGGAAAGGACCCGTTTGTCTTCAAGGAACTGGTCAAGTACACCATGGCCAAGAAAGATATAGAGGCGACAGTCGCTTTACAGAAGCTCTATTTTGAAATCCATCCAGACGATCATGAGTCGATGCAGTGGCTCTTGCAGATGTTTCCGGCCGCTGAAGATGAAGCGCCGTCGAGCTAAAAATCGTACCCGAAGTCGAGATAGAACCTGTCCGCACCGTCATCTGTGCGTCCATAGGATATAGACAACGGCCCCAGGTAAGAATCGTTCTGGAGCGCGAATCCGTAGCTGAACAGCAGGTCGTCGACGCGGATTTCACCCCAGTTGTCCCAGACATTGCCGAGATCAGCCCGCATCGAGAAATAGAATTTCCAGGGCAGTCTCAGGCGGATTTCCTGGTTGGTCAAAAACTGTTTGTCCCCGTAGTACTGAAACAGCCGGTAGCCGTATAAATTGCGTGACCCGCCCATGTAGAACTTTTCGCTGGGTGGCAGGGTGTTGGCTGACATACCGAAACGGAAAGTCGGAATAAACTGTATAAACCTTTTGGGCGCGATAATACTTTTCCAGTAAATCGTGCCTTTCTGGTATTCCTCCTCACCGCCGATAAAGTTAAATGCGAATTCGAGGTTGAGGTTGAAGACCGATCCGCGTTCGGCAAAAACGGGACGATTACGGGTATCGATGCGAGAGAGGAATTGAATTGAGGCGATGCCGGTGTGGACTTTCCCACCGTCGGGATACTCCAGCCTGAGCCGCGAGAGGCTGAAGCGTCCTCCCAGGTGTCCCCGCCCGGTCAGCTGTTTTCCCAGGGATAATGCTCCGCCTGTTTTGCGCTCACGACGTTTTCCAGCTGAAGTTCCTTCGGGATCATACATCTCACGCTTGAGGCGATCGTGGAAAAACTCGAGGTGGTAGTTATATGAGGTTTCATAGATTCGATCTGACTTCAGGTTGAGAGAAAGCTCCTGCCTGAATTCCCCGTAGAGAGTACGACAGAACAGTTCTGTGCCGAAACCAAACAAGTTGGTATTGCCCAGATCAAGGTAGGCCTCGGTGTGATAGTAGTGATGGTGATGAAGTCCGAGCCTGGCAATGCCGGAATACTTTTCCCGAACCTCCAGGTTGACCACCACGCCCCCGGGATCATGATCCAGTGTCAACAGGACCTCCTCGAACAGGCCGGTGGCGTAGATATTTGCCAGTCCGCTGTCGGCCCGTGCGATCGAGTATGGTTCACCCGGTTTTATAAGAAAGTTGCGCTTGATTACCCAGCTTCGGGTACGGTGATTACCGCTTACATGGAATCGAACCAGTCTGCCTTCAGAAATAAATAATTTTAGAGTGTTCGGCTGCCTGTAATCGAAGACTGGTTTGACTTCTGCCAAGTCAAAACCATTGTCGCGCATAAACGCCAGGGCGCTGTCACGTAAATCATTAATAAGTGTGAAATCGAGACGGTGACCATAATTATAACCGGTCGCCTGTAACAGTTCTGGTGCTGATAACAGGTCAGTGCCCTCGATTTCAAGCGATTGTAAATTGCCGGCCGATTCGAGTTCTAAAGAGTACTGAGGCTTAGTCGAATCGGATTGTTTTTGCAGGCTGGCATAGATGATCCTTCCCTCCTCAACTGCTGAGTTTAACAGGCTGAAGATGTTCTTTATTAGTATGACACTGTCACGAATGGTTTTCGATGATGCATGGTCTTCGAAAAGTCTCCGGCTGGTGTCGTCTGGAAAAGAGAGTTGATTGAAAGAAATCGGATACGTATTCTCACCGGAGTCGAACGAGGTCAGATTTTTTTGCAGTTCCGGTACAAGCTTACGGGCTTTTCTGCGGCCGGCTTCGATCAGGCTGTCCACTGCCGTAAAATCTGCGGCATCGAATTGTTCGATATCCGGCTTGATCACCATATCTGCCAGATCGAGTTCCGCCTTTTTCTTTTCCAGTTGCATGATGGTGGTGGTTGTATTGATTATATCAAGCGGATTGCCGATATCCTCCAGCGCCAGTATATCCGAGGTAGTATTGACAACCAGCACAAAATCAGCTTCTTCATCGATTGCTGTCTCGACCGGAATCGGTTGCAAAAGACCGCCATCCACTAAAAGCATCTGCTCATGCTCGAAGGGAGTGAAGGCCAGGGGAAAGGCGGTTGTGGCACGCAGAGCCGTGCTGAGGTGACCGCTATCAAAGACCACTAAATCGCCGTCGACCAGATCGACCGCGCAGATCCGCAACGGGATCGGCAGGCTGTCGAAGTCTTTTCGATAGGTATAGTCAGACTGCGAAGTGACACGGGCTAAAAAGGAGCTCAGTTTTTGGCCGGTTGTTACAGCACGCGGGATATGAATATCAGATCCGCGAAAGCGGAGTGTCAAAATACTGTTCTCGCCGAAATCTTTTTGTGTGATATACTGAGTTGATCTCTCAGGTCGATTGCTGAAGAAGTCCAACCAGTCAATTCGGGAAGCGATCTTCACCAGCGAATCAGGGCTTATTCCGCTGGCATAGAGCC
The sequence above is a segment of the Candidatus Zixiibacteriota bacterium genome. Coding sequences within it:
- a CDS encoding DUF2723 domain-containing protein → MENNKADRLNWIIAGAVTLISLIVYLKTLAVSISLWDCGEFVACSRIFGVAHPPGTPLFIIFGRIFSLIPFAGDVAYRINLVSALSSAFAVGFSYLILSKVIGWWLDKKETIWDRLPAYLGGFVGALVMAFSRTWWTNAVEAEVYGLTSLLSIAVVYLAVVWYERRQEPRSDKLVFLMIFLAVLGVAAHLAAYLVMPAVFLFIFLSSRRLLVQPLVWISVLCAMLLAIDYNLFFTVILIWSAISLIGAFATRKYFWRWAAAFSVCAALAFSIQYTTLFRAQERPRINMTNANTIERMNDYLARKQYGQGNMITRMFDRRGELANQFGDYPRMGMLGFWEDQYSPPSAPFIIWFVVGLFGLYFALHKKWKVGLLIFLLVLAGTVGITLYMNFADGTEVMQDPNAKLEVRDRDYFWTHGFAMFGWAIGLGVAALLYSAQNFLRSRENMQKLVIPVTLLFCLTIFIPALGYTKNHYYNNRSGEWMPYQFAYDLLSILEPNAVLFTAGDNDTYPLWALQEAYGMRQDVKIINLSLANVDWYVLHCMEVFGAPMSVSHEQVEVVENVTPTGNEELRPEKPYYDQFDNRLVYFGTRPIRDPGTGRVTDIIEMAQLTIESVIQATLEQRGDTLIMNTPVYFTSLTDPVRKMRYTNLLQNMERVAYLYKIKDTVIVGETKPPSPMYPYHYNVDRSYDLYANQFIFEGMGEPEVARGEFTTMMVYRYYSTEYATLIDSLKARNDTTRLVTIIDKAVETVPEFHEVPDWRMLKDSLLGNTERSLTDYQNEYVEYMRLLLDYHPYNFYYKQFISEVLLDMGQAKNDDDLTREALSYLQSGYHDNPNSEWMFEGLLKGSVAIRDTSRLEKLMREYIASGVPQPFRPVFLLAADYLEEKSVENLTTLMAGYFRASGKDPFVFKELVKYTMAKKDIEATVALQKLYFEIHPDDHESMQWLLQMFPAAEDEAPSS
- a CDS encoding BamA/TamA family outer membrane protein — its product is MESNYPVFIAIVNHYDKITCIFDSDSSNSMQMKRLISHICLLFMIILLILSASSAGKNIYQVKLSGDGIQATDNSELTMDSSRLALVLSGGGARGLAQIGVLEVLDSAGIDFDLVVGTSMGGMLGGLYASGISPDSLVKIASRIDWLDFFSNRPERSTQYITQKDFGENSILTLRFRGSDIHIPRAVTTGQKLSSFLARVTSQSDYTYRKDFDSLPIPLRICAVDLVDGDLVVFDSGHLSTALRATTAFPLAFTPFEHEQMLLVDGGLLQPIPVETAIDEEADFVLVVNTTSDILALEDIGNPLDIINTTTTIMQLEKKKAELDLADMVIKPDIEQFDAADFTAVDSLIEAGRRKARKLVPELQKNLTSFDSGENTYPISFNQLSFPDDTSRRLFEDHASSKTIRDSVILIKNIFSLLNSAVEEGRIIYASLQKQSDSTKPQYSLELESAGNLQSLEIEGTDLLSAPELLQATGYNYGHRLDFTLINDLRDSALAFMRDNGFDLAEVKPVFDYRQPNTLKLFISEGRLVRFHVSGNHRTRSWVIKRNFLIKPGEPYSIARADSGLANIYATGLFEEVLLTLDHDPGGVVVNLEVREKYSGIARLGLHHHHYYHTEAYLDLGNTNLFGFGTELFCRTLYGEFRQELSLNLKSDRIYETSYNYHLEFFHDRLKREMYDPEGTSAGKRRERKTGGALSLGKQLTGRGHLGGRFSLSRLRLEYPDGGKVHTGIASIQFLSRIDTRNRPVFAERGSVFNLNLEFAFNFIGGEEEYQKGTIYWKSIIAPKRFIQFIPTFRFGMSANTLPPSEKFYMGGSRNLYGYRLFQYYGDKQFLTNQEIRLRLPWKFYFSMRADLGNVWDNWGEIRVDDLLFSYGFALQNDSYLGPLSISYGRTDDGADRFYLDFGYDF